The following DNA comes from Curtobacterium sp. 9128.
GCGACCACCAGCGCCGGGGTCGTCGGACCGCCCGCCATCGGGGCGACGTGCACGGGGGTACGGAGCGGGGCGGGGAGGTCGGTCACCCCTCGATCCTGCACCGCTCTCCCCGCCCCCGATGCGTACACGGCGTCACTGCTCGGGCAGGGGCTCCTTCGGGAGCTTCCGGAGCTTGGCGCGGCGCTTCCGGCGCTCCGGGATCATCGACCGCATCTCCTCGAGCTTGCCGAAGCAGAGCAACCGGTCGCCCGGCTCGAGTGCGACGCCGCTGCGCGGGTTCGGGATGACGTTCGACCCGCGGTGCAGGGTGAGGACCGTGATGTCGCGGTCCCAGAGCCCGGAGTCCTTGATGGTCTTGCCCACCAGGTCGGCGTTGGTGTGCACGAGGAGTTCGGCCACGCCGTAACCGGTCGACACCGACAGGCGCTGGCGGACGTCGATCTCGGGGAAGGCGACCTGGTTCGCGATGAAGTCGATGATCGCGCCGGCGATGTCCAGCCCGGTCGCCCGCTCGATGCCCTCGAGCCCCGGGGACGAGTTGACCTCCATCACGAGGGGCCCGTCGTTGCCCTCGAGCATGTCGACGCCGGCGACGCGGAGTCCCATGATCTGCGCCGAGCGGACCGCCGCCTCTTCGTACTCCGGGGTCAGCGTGACCTGCTCGACGGTGCCCCCGCGGTGCACGTTCGACCGGAACTCGTCGCCGCTCGCACTCCGGCGCATCGCGGCCACGACGCGGTCGCCGACGACGAGCGCGCGGATGTCCTTGCCGCGGCTCTCCGAGATGAAGCTCTGGATGAGGACGTTCTGCTTCGTGGAGTGCAGCGTCTCGACGATCGACTCGGCGACCTTCGCCTCCGGCGCCAGGATGACGCCGATGCCCTGCGTGCCCTCCAGGAGCTTGATCACGACGGGCGCTCCACCGACGCGCTCGATCGCACCGCGGACGTCGGCCCGACCGGCGACGAACGTGGTGGCCGGCATACCGATGTCGTGGCGGGACAGGATCTGGTTCGCGCGGAGCTTGTCGCGGGAGTTCGTGATGCCGTTCGCGGTGTTCGGCGTGTACACGTCCATCTGCTCGAACTGCCGGACGACCGCGGTGCCGTAGTACGTGATCGAGTTCCCGATGCGGGGCAGGATCGCGTCGTAGTCCGAGAGCAGCTTGCCGCGGTACTGCAGGTCGGGCGCGTCCCCGGTCAGGTCGATCGCGAAGCGCAGGGTGTTGAGGACCTTCACCTCGTGCCCACGGTCGAGCGCTGCCGCCCGGAGCCGCTGCGTCGAGTACGCCTGCGGGGCGCGCGAGAGGATGGCGAGTTTCATCGAGGAGGCTCCGCGGGTTCTGGGGTGGCGACGGCGACGCTCCATGCTGTCAGACGGAGCACACGCTCCGCGCGCCGTCCTGCCAGGATGGGGACATGGCCGACGACCCGAAGCCCACCCGTCGCGGGCCGATCGTCTCCGGGTGGCGTGAGTGGGCGGCACTGCCAGACCTCGACATCCCGTGGATCAAGGTCAAGCTCGACACCGGCGCGCGGACCTCCGCCCTGCACGCGTTCGACCTCGAAGAGCTCCCGGGCGATCGGGTCCGCTTCTCGGTGCACCCGTGGCAGGACTCCGACGCCGACCCGCAGACCGTCGAGTGCGACGTCCACGACCGCCGGGTGATCCGCAGTTCCTCCGGGCACACGCAGGAGCGCATCGTCGTGCGCATGGCGATCGAGCTCGCCGGTCGCTCCGTGGACGCCGAGGTGACGCTGAGCAACCGCGACCAGATGGGCTTCCGGATGCTCATCGGCCGGGAGGCGCTGCGACAGGGGTTCGTCGTCGACCCCGCCCGGTCGTTCCTCGCTGGACGGGCACCGAAGGAGATCCGCCGGCGCAATCGCGGACGGGTCTGACGCGTTCCCGACCCGGATGGTCACAGATCGGTCACGACGCGTCAGGTTCGCGGATTGCTCGACACTTCTGGGGTGAGAGGGGGCACCGTGGACCAACCCACCGATGCCGACGCCGCACTGGCACGTCGGCTCGCACTCGGCGACACCGGAGCGCTGGCCGAGGCGTTCGACCGCTTCGCACCGACACTGACCCGCTACGCATGGGCGCTGGCGGACAGCAAGCAGGACGTCGAGGAACTCGTGCAGGACACGATGCTCACGCTCTGGCAGAAAGCCGCATCGATCGACCTGCCCACCGGCACACTCCTGCCCTGGCTGCTCGTCGTGTGCCGCAACCACGCCAGGAACCAAGCCCGTCGCATCGCGAAGAACGCCGGCGACGAACTCCCGCCGGAGCTCGCAGCACCCGCCAGCGAAGACGACGCCCGCGAACGCCTCCGCTGGGTCCGCGACGAGATCGCCGCGCTCCCAGAGATCGACCGGAAGATCTGCGAACTCTGCCTCCTCCAGGGGCACACCTACTCCGAAGCCGCCACGATGCTCGGCCTGAGCGTCGGCGCGGTCACCCAGCGGGTCTCACGCTCGCGAGCACGACTCAGGAAGGCGGTGACGCACGATGAACACTGAACCTCCCCAGGGAGACGACCTCCAGCAGATGCTCGTCACGATGAAGCACAACGTCCTCGCCCGCGCCGAACTCGACCGACCGGCACCACGACGCCGCGGACACCGCGCCGGCATCGTGATCGGCATCATCGCCGTCCTCGGCATCGGCGTCGGCAGTGGCGCCGTCGCACTCGGCATGGTCCCCCAGCCCTTCACCGCAGCACCAGCACCGAGCCCGACCGTCACCGAACCGACCCAGACCCCGACGAAGTCCTCCGCACCCGTCGTCAACGAACCCACCACCACACCCACACCGGCGCAGGCCGACGGCGTGATCCCGTCGGACTGCCGCGCGCTCGTCCCGGCGGACGACTACGACCGGTTCTTCGGGACGATCCCGCTCCAGGATCCGGCCGGCAGCGAGTGGGGGGACGACACGGGATTCCCCGCGCCGGACCTGTGGTGCATCTGGAAGGACCCCAGGGCCGACGTCACCGGTCTGGACATCAAGGTCGGCAAGTCGACCCCCGAGAACGTCCACGCCGACACCACCCTGCTCGAGCAGGACGGCTGGGTCTGCTCCACGCGTGACGGCGGCAGGTTCTGTCAGCGGACGCAGCAGGCGGTCCCCTATCCCGTCGACACCACGACGACCTTCTTCATCAAGGGCACCACCTGGGTCGAGATCAACCAGACGAACGTGGCGACGAACGGCCTCCTGCAGGCCGTGCAGGAACAGGTCTGGGGATGACTCGCCCCGCGTGCACTGACCGGTCGTGGGGGGCGGTCAGTGCACGCGGAAGCGTTCGACCATCGGACACGCGAAGGGGTCGGACGCGGACAACCCGACCTCGTTGAGGTACCGGACGACGATCGCGTACGAGTGCACGAGCGTCGTCTCGGTGTAGGGCACGTCCTGCTCGGCGCAGTACTGCCGGACGAGCTCTCGCGCGGCCCGCAGGTTCGGCCGCGCCATGCTCGGGAACAGGTGGTGCTCGACCTGGTGGTTCAGCCCGCCCATGAAGTACTCCACCCATCGACCGCCGGTGATGTCGCGGGAGGTCAGCACCTGGCGGGAGAAGAAGTCCACGCGGCGGCCGGCTTCGATGATGGGCATCCCCTTGTGGTTCGGGGCGAAGGCGATGCCCATGCAGAACCCGAAGACGCCGAGCTGGACGCCGAGGAACGCGAACGCGACGCCGAGCGGCAGGAACCAGAACACGGCGCCGAAGTACAGGACGAACCGTCCGAGGAAGACCGAGCCCTCCGCCCAGCGCCGCTTGACGCCGTCGCCACCGGTGTAGGTCCGGATCGACTGCCAGTGCAGGTTGACCCCTTCCACGAGCAGCATCGGGAAGAACGCGTACCCCTGCACCCGCACGAGCACCCTGAGGAACCCGGTGCGGCTCGCGGCGTCCTCCGGGCGGAACGAGATCGCGTCGAAGGAGATGTCGGGGTCTTTGCCGACGGTGTTCGGGTTCGCGTGGTGCCGGTTGTGCTTGTTGATCCACCACGCGTAGCTCACACCGGTCAGGAACGTGCCCGCGTACCGCGCCGCACGGTCATTCCAGGTGTGGGACGCGAAGACCTGCCGGTGCGCGGCCTCGTGCGACAGGAACGCGAACTGGGTGAAGACCAGGCCCACAACGCCGGCGACGATCAGCTGCCACCAGGAACCGCCGAGCACGGCGAACGCTCCCCCGGCGACGACCAGCACGGCCGCGAGGACCCCGATCAGCCCCCAGTACCAACCGGTCCTCCGCGCGAGGAGACCCGCGTCCTTCACGCGAGCCAGCAGCGCCGTGTAGCTGGACGTGCCTCCGGTCCCCGGGGTGCGACGCCCGGTGGGGATGTACGTGTCTGCCATGATGCCTCCTGGTTCGGCTCCGCTGCCGTAACCAGGGACCAGGGCTACACGCCGGATCGTACGCCGACGATCCGTGCGCTCCTCAGGGCAGGACCAGCCGCCGCTCGATGATCGCCCGCGCGACGTCGGCCAGCGGCTCCTGGTGCGACCTGGCGTACCGGCGGATCAGCGCGAACGACGTCTCCATGTCGACCTGGTGGGTGTGCGCCACGAAGCCCTTCGCCTGCTCGATGACGACCCTGCTGTCCAGCGCGTGCTGGAGCTGGCGCTGTGCGAGGTCGGCGTGCTCGAGGGTCCGCTGCTGCAGGACGCTGATGGTCGCGACGTCGGTGAGGGCCTGGGCGGCGAGGGCGTCGTCCGGGTTGAGCTCCCCCTCGGACTCACGGAACAGGTTGAGCGACCCGAGGGTCGTCTCGCGCAGCCGCATCGGGATGGAGAGCACGGACGCGTAGCCGAACTGCGCCGAGGCGTTCGCGAACCGCGGCCACCGCTCCTGCATCTCGGCGGGGTTCCGGACCGAGACCTGTCGTCCGGTGGCGAAGCACTCCACGCACGGCCCCTCGCCGGCGTTGAGCTGCAGCAGCCCGACGAAGCTCGACCGCTCGCTCGTCGACGCCAGGACCTCGAGCTCTTGGTGCTGGTTGACGAGCAGGATCCCGGCGGCGGACGCGTCGAAGAGGTCCACGACGGTGTCGACGAGGTTCTGCAGGAGTTCGACGACGTCGTAGTCGTCGACGAGGGTGTCGGTGAGCGCGACGAACGTCTCGACGAGGCGGTGCTCGCGTGTCGATGCCATCATGTGTGCTCCCTAGCTCTCGAGACCGTACGGTCGGTCGAGGTCGATGCGTCTGGCGATGACGTCGGACGCCACCTCCCGCACGGTCCGCTCGGTGGCGTACGCGTGCGCCTGCAGGACGAGCAGCGCATCCGCGACGGTGACAGCGAGCTGCGCAGCCACCATCCCCGTCGCCTGGTGGACCTCTCTCCGCGAGTATCGTCCCTGGTCCATGTCAGCGCGTCCGTCGGACGCCGCGTCGAGGAGGGCTCCGCGCAGGACACGCCTGGCCGCCACCTCGGTGAGTTCGACCGCACCACGGATCTGCCCGACGGTGAGCACGTGCTCGCGGTCGACGGACAGGTCGACCGCACCGACGGGGATGTTCCCGATCCGCATCGGGAACGAGAACACCGCGCCGATGCCGGCGCGGAGCAGCGCCTCCAGCGCTGCGGGCCAGCGGTCACCGGTCGTCGCCGACAGGTCCGGCTCGAGCACCGGACGTCGGGTCGCGAGGGACTCCCAGCAGGGCCCCTCGCCGAGGTCGAGCTGGATCTCGTCGACCCGTTCGGCGATCGCGTCGCTGGCGCACACCGTGGCGGAGCCGAGCGGGTCACCGAGCGTCGAGATGCCGACTCCGGAGACCGGCAGGACGGCGAGGAACGACGGGCAGAGGTCGGCACCGTCGGGGGCGGCTTGCATGGAATTCGCGGCGGCGGTGAACTCGCTCATCGGGGCCTTCGGTGGAGGTGGACCGTGCTGGACATGAAGCGCTCCTTCGGCCGCGCGATCGGGCGCCGCGCACGGCACTGTCCGATTCACGCTCCACGCTACTCGACCTGGTCGGTACCAGGTGCACGGAGCAGGGCACGGAGCGCGTCGTCGAGCGGCCCGGCGATCGCCGGGTCCGAGGCGGACGCGAGCGGTTCCACCCGGGTGGACGTCCGGAGCATCGTCATACCGAGCACGACCGACAGGGCGATCTCGGCGCGGAGCAGCAGGTCCTCGGTGACGTCGTCGGCGACCACGCCCGCGAGCCGTTCCGCGAAGCGCCGGAGGGTCTCCCGCCGGATCGCGTCAGCGCCGTCGTCGCCGGACGACCGCAGCAGCAGCATGAGCTGGACGGAGTCGTCGTCGCTCGGCGACCGCACGCTGTGCCCGACGAGCTCGCGCAGCGCGTGCTCGAGGTCGGTCGGACGGACGACGTCCGGGTCGAGGTCGTGCACCACGCGGTCCAGGCAAGCGCGGAACAGGCCCTCCTTCGACACGAAGTACCGGTTGATCAGCGCGACGTTCACCCCGGCGTCCGCCGCGATGTCCCGCACCGTCGTCGCCTTGTACCCGTCGAAGGCGAACCGGCGCCTGGCGGCCTCCACGAGGAGCCGCCGGGTGGCCGCAGCGTCCTTGCTCATGGTCGAAGCGTACCGGGACGAGCCCCGATGTAAGCAACTGTTGACATCAGGCGACAAGTGCGTACGATCGTTGAGTCAACAACTGTTTACACGACGAGCACGGAGCACGATGACCGAGACACTGCAGAGCCCGCGGACCGGATCACACCCGACCACCGACGGACGCCGACCGAACAGCACGGCGATCATCGTCTACCTGTCCCTCGGCGGCCTGTCCTTCGCCGTCCTGCAGTCGCTCGTCGCACCCGCCCTGTCGACCATCGGCCAGGACCTCGGCGTCTCCACGAGCGCCGCGAGCTGGGTGCTCACCGCCTACCTGCTCTCGGCGTCGGTGCTCACGCCGATCCTCGGTCGTCTCGGCGACATGATCGGCAAGCGCAAGGTGCTCATCGTGGTCCTCACGATCCTCCTGGTCGGCGCGGTCACCGCAGCCCTCGCACCGAACCTCGGGACACTCATCGTCGGGCGTGCCCTGCAGGGTGCCGCCGGCGCCGTGATGCCACTCTCCATCGGCATCGTCCGTGACGAGCTCCCGAAGGAGAAGGTCAGCGTGACGATCGGCCTGCTCTCGGCGATCTTCGGCATCGGCGCGGGGGTCGGCATCGTCGCCGCCGGCCCGATCGTCGAGCACCTGTCGTGGCACTGGTTGTTCTGGCTCCCCGCCGTGCTCGTCGTCATCGCGCTGCTCGGAGCGATCTTCGGCATGCCGGAGTCACCGGTCCGCAAGCCCGGTCGACTCGACATGGTCGGCACGCTCGTGCTCGCCGTCTCGCTCGTGTCCATCCTCATGGCAGTCAGCGAGGGCGAGACGTGGGGTTGGGGTGACGGCAAGACCATCGGACTGCTGGTCCTCGGCGCCGTGGCACTCGTCGCGTTCGTGCTGGTCGAGCTCCGGGTCGCCGAACCACTCATCGACGTGCGGCTCTTCGCGGTCCGTGGCGTGTGGACCGCGCACGTCGTCGCACTGGTCTTCGGCTTCGCGATGTTCGGCACGTTCGTCCTCGTCCCGACGCTGCTCCAGCTCCCGACAGCCGTCGGGTACGGCTTCGGCAAGGACGTCACCGAAGCCGGGCTCTTCCTGCTGCCGACCGTCGTCATGATGGTCGTCGCCGGGCCGATCGCCGGCGTTCTCGTGCGGAAGGTGGGCCCGAAGCCGCCGATGCTCCTCGGCGGGATCGCCATCGTCGCCGCGTTCCTGCTGCCCGCGATCGCGCACGGCGAGCTCTGGCAGGTCGTCGTCTCCGGCATCCTCACCGGGATCGGCATCGGACTGGCACTCGCGGCGTGCTCGAACGCGATCATCGAGAGCGTCCCCGCGAACCAGACGGGCGAGGCGATCAGCGCCAACACCGTCGTCCGCACGATCGGCTCGAGCGTCGGAACCGCGGTCATCGCCGCCCTGATCACCTCGCACAGCACGCCGCAGGGGCTGCCGACCGACGACGCGTTCACGATCGGGTTCTGGGCGTGCACCGGCGTGGCGGTCCTCGCGGTGCTCGCCGCACTGGCCGCGCCGTCGATGCGCGCCCGCCGGGTCGCCGCTCAGGCGGCCGGGATCACCGACCTCGACGAGGTCGCCGAGTAGCACCGGTCCGGAGCGACCAGCAGTTCATTCTGCGCAATGACGAATCCGGTTCCCGATCGCCGGGGATCGGGAACCGGATTCGTCAATCCCCAGAAGGAAGTTCCTCGCGCGCGATCGCGCGACACCGGCCGGACTGACGGACCGACGGACTGACGGACCGACGGACCGACGGACCGACGGACCGACGGACCGACGGACTGACGGACTGGAGGCTCGGTGCCAGCTGGCACCGAGCCTCCCGTCCGGTGGGTGGCCGGCGCTCAGCCGACCTTGCGTCGGTACTGCAGGGTCGCGACGACCGTCGCGACCGCGAGGATCCCGACGAGCCAGGCGAGCGCCACCCAGATGTCGGATCCGACCGCCTGCTCTGCGAAGAGGGCGCGGATCGTGTCGACGATCGACGTCACGGGCTGGTGCTCGGCGAACCAGCGGACCGGCCCCGGCATGGTGTCCGTCGGGACGAACGCCGAGCTGATGAACGGCAGGAAGACCAGCGGGTAGCTGAAGGCGCTCGCGCCGTCGACCGTCTTGGCGGACAGCCCCGCGATCACCGCGACCCAGGTCAGCGCCAGCGTGAAGAGCAGCAGGATCCCGGCGACCGCGAGCCACGCTCCGACACCCGCACCGGTGCGGAAGCCCATGGCGAACGCGACGCCGACGACCACGACGAGCGCGACCGTGTTCGCGACCAACGACGTCAGGACGTGCCCCCAGAGCGCACTCGACCGGGCGATCGGCATGGACTGGAACCGCTCGACGATGCCCTTCTGCATGTCGAGGAACAGGCGGTAGGACGTGTACGCGATGCCCGATGCCACCGTGATGAGGAGGATCCCCGGCAGCAGGTAGTCGACGTAGGCCCCCGTGCCGGTGTCGATCGCGCCGCCGAACACGTACGTGAACAGCAGCAGGAACGCGATCGGCATCACCGCGGTCGTGATGATCGTGTCCGGGCTCCTGAGCACGTGCCGCAGCGACCGGCCGGTCAGTGCTGTGGTGTCGGCGATGACATGGGTGCTCATGCTGCGCTCCTCGTGTTCGTCCCTGCCGTGATCGCCAGGAAGACCTCTTCGAGGGTGGGCTGCTTCTCGACGTACTCCACGCGCGCCGGGGGCAGCAGTCGCCGCAGGTCGGCGAGGCTGCCGTAGGCGATGATCCGGCCCTCGTGCAGGACCGCGATGTGGTCGGCGAGCTGTTCGGCCTCGTCGAGGTACTGCGTCGTGAGGAGCACCGTCGTGCCGGCGGCGGCGAGCTCGCGGACCGCCGCCCAGACCTCGATGCGGGCCTGGGGGTCGAGGCCGGTGGTCGGCTCGTCCAGGAACACGACCGTGGGTTCCCCGATCAGGCTCATCGCGATGTCGAGTCGACGCCGCATCCCGCCGGAGTACGTGCCCGCACGCCGTGGTCCGGCGTCGACGAGGTCGAACCGGGCCAGCAGGCGGTCCGCGACCTCGCCGGGATCGGCCAGGTGCCGGAGCCGCGCCATCAGGACGAGGTTCTCGTGGCCGGTCAGGACGTCGTCCACCGCGGTGAACTGCCCCGTGAGGCTGATCGCCTGGCGGACGTCCGACGCACGGGTCACGACGTCGTGCCCCTGCACGCTCGCGGTGCCGCCGTCCGGCTTCGCCAACGTGGCGAGGATCCGCACCACCGTCGTCTTGCCGGCGCCGTTCGAGCCGAGCAGGGCGGTGATGCTGCCCCGCTGCACCTCGAGGTCGACGCCACGGAGGACGTGGAGGCTGCCGAAGGACTTCTCGAGACCCCGGACAACGATCGCCGCGGCGGCGGTGTCGTGGGCGGCGGTGTCGCGGGCGGCGGTGTCCCGGGTGGTCACGACTCCGCCGCCTGTTCCTCGGTCGCCAGGGCGATGGCGTCCTGCAGCCGCTGCTGCTCCTTGCTGAGCCATGAACCGAGGCCGTAGTTGCGCTTGAACTCCTCGGCGAACTCGATCGGGTCGTCCCCGACGACGCTCGCGACGGGGGTACCGTCCGCGGCCGCGCGCTCGAAGAGGTCCGCGAGGTCGTCGAGCATCCGCATGAGGCGCTCGGCGTCGCTCGGGCCGGTGTACATGAGGTAGCGCTCGATGCCCTCGACCGCGGTGCCGTAGCCGGCCGGGAGCGCCTTGACGCGGGCCTTGTACTCGCGCCACTCGCGCTTGTCGCCGATGAGCTTGGTGATGATGGACATGTCAGTTCCCCTGCGTGGTCTGTGTGCGGAGCTGTTCGAGTCGTTCTGCGAGGAAGCTCCAGGTCCTCCAGAACTCGGTGAGACGGTCCCGCCCCAGGTCGGTGATGGAGTACACCTTCCGCGGCGGGCCCTTCTCCGACGGCACCTTCTCGACGTCGACCAGGCCGCGCTGTTCGATGCGGACGAGGAGCGCGTAGACGGTGCCCTCGGCGATGTCGCTGAAGCCCTGGTCCCGCAACCACGCGGTGATGTCGGCTCCGTGCGACGGTGTGGATGCGACGACGGCGAGGACGATGCCCTCGAGGACGCCCTTGAGCATCTCGGTGTCCTGCTTGCCCATGACCCCTCCTGCTACTCAGTGATGATGACTACCGGTAGAAAGTAACACTGACTACTGGTACATAGCAACACCGAGTACCGAGGAGTTCGCGACCGGTTCCCCGCTGCCGTCCCAGGTCGCGCCCCCGTGCGGACATCGCGCCCCGTCGCATGCGGGCGCGATGTCCGCAGCGGGGCGCAATCCCGGTCAGCGACCCGGGTGCGCATGGACGGGAGGCCCGGTGCCAGCTGGCACCGGGCCTCCTGTCCGTCAGGAGAACGCGATCAGCGCGCGGTGCGGCGGAAGAAGGACCGCACGACCGCGCGGAGGCCACCGGACGGCTTCGCCGGACGGGCGACGCGCTGCGGTGCCTGGAAGGCGACGTCGTGCAGGTTGTTGCGCTTGGAGCCGTCCCAGTTGGCGA
Coding sequences within:
- a CDS encoding TetR/AcrR family transcriptional regulator, which gives rise to MSKDAAATRRLLVEAARRRFAFDGYKATTVRDIAADAGVNVALINRYFVSKEGLFRACLDRVVHDLDPDVVRPTDLEHALRELVGHSVRSPSDDDSVQLMLLLRSSGDDGADAIRRETLRRFAERLAGVVADDVTEDLLLRAEIALSVVLGMTMLRTSTRVEPLASASDPAIAGPLDDALRALLRAPGTDQVE
- a CDS encoding ATP-binding cassette domain-containing protein; its protein translation is MTTRDTAARDTAAHDTAAAAIVVRGLEKSFGSLHVLRGVDLEVQRGSITALLGSNGAGKTTVVRILATLAKPDGGTASVQGHDVVTRASDVRQAISLTGQFTAVDDVLTGHENLVLMARLRHLADPGEVADRLLARFDLVDAGPRRAGTYSGGMRRRLDIAMSLIGEPTVVFLDEPTTGLDPQARIEVWAAVRELAAAGTTVLLTTQYLDEAEQLADHIAVLHEGRIIAYGSLADLRRLLPPARVEYVEKQPTLEEVFLAITAGTNTRSAA
- the rimK gene encoding 30S ribosomal protein S6--L-glutamate ligase, translated to MKLAILSRAPQAYSTQRLRAAALDRGHEVKVLNTLRFAIDLTGDAPDLQYRGKLLSDYDAILPRIGNSITYYGTAVVRQFEQMDVYTPNTANGITNSRDKLRANQILSRHDIGMPATTFVAGRADVRGAIERVGGAPVVIKLLEGTQGIGVILAPEAKVAESIVETLHSTKQNVLIQSFISESRGKDIRALVVGDRVVAAMRRSASGDEFRSNVHRGGTVEQVTLTPEYEEAAVRSAQIMGLRVAGVDMLEGNDGPLVMEVNSSPGLEGIERATGLDIAGAIIDFIANQVAFPEIDVRQRLSVSTGYGVAELLVHTNADLVGKTIKDSGLWDRDITVLTLHRGSNVIPNPRSGVALEPGDRLLCFGKLEEMRSMIPERRKRRAKLRKLPKEPLPEQ
- a CDS encoding acyl-CoA desaturase; this translates as MADTYIPTGRRTPGTGGTSSYTALLARVKDAGLLARRTGWYWGLIGVLAAVLVVAGGAFAVLGGSWWQLIVAGVVGLVFTQFAFLSHEAAHRQVFASHTWNDRAARYAGTFLTGVSYAWWINKHNRHHANPNTVGKDPDISFDAISFRPEDAASRTGFLRVLVRVQGYAFFPMLLVEGVNLHWQSIRTYTGGDGVKRRWAEGSVFLGRFVLYFGAVFWFLPLGVAFAFLGVQLGVFGFCMGIAFAPNHKGMPIIEAGRRVDFFSRQVLTSRDITGGRWVEYFMGGLNHQVEHHLFPSMARPNLRAARELVRQYCAEQDVPYTETTLVHSYAIVVRYLNEVGLSASDPFACPMVERFRVH
- a CDS encoding GAF and ANTAR domain-containing protein, producing the protein MMASTREHRLVETFVALTDTLVDDYDVVELLQNLVDTVVDLFDASAAGILLVNQHQELEVLASTSERSSFVGLLQLNAGEGPCVECFATGRQVSVRNPAEMQERWPRFANASAQFGYASVLSIPMRLRETTLGSLNLFRESEGELNPDDALAAQALTDVATISVLQQRTLEHADLAQRQLQHALDSRVVIEQAKGFVAHTHQVDMETSFALIRRYARSHQEPLADVARAIIERRLVLP
- a CDS encoding sigma-70 family RNA polymerase sigma factor, whose amino-acid sequence is MDQPTDADAALARRLALGDTGALAEAFDRFAPTLTRYAWALADSKQDVEELVQDTMLTLWQKAASIDLPTGTLLPWLLVVCRNHARNQARRIAKNAGDELPPELAAPASEDDARERLRWVRDEIAALPEIDRKICELCLLQGHTYSEAATMLGLSVGAVTQRVSRSRARLRKAVTHDEH
- a CDS encoding ABC transporter permease, encoding MSTHVIADTTALTGRSLRHVLRSPDTIITTAVMPIAFLLLFTYVFGGAIDTGTGAYVDYLLPGILLITVASGIAYTSYRLFLDMQKGIVERFQSMPIARSSALWGHVLTSLVANTVALVVVVGVAFAMGFRTGAGVGAWLAVAGILLLFTLALTWVAVIAGLSAKTVDGASAFSYPLVFLPFISSAFVPTDTMPGPVRWFAEHQPVTSIVDTIRALFAEQAVGSDIWVALAWLVGILAVATVVATLQYRRKVG
- a CDS encoding DUF1048 domain-containing protein, whose amino-acid sequence is MSIITKLIGDKREWREYKARVKALPAGYGTAVEGIERYLMYTGPSDAERLMRMLDDLADLFERAAADGTPVASVVGDDPIEFAEEFKRNYGLGSWLSKEQQRLQDAIALATEEQAAES
- a CDS encoding PadR family transcriptional regulator, which encodes MGKQDTEMLKGVLEGIVLAVVASTPSHGADITAWLRDQGFSDIAEGTVYALLVRIEQRGLVDVEKVPSEKGPPRKVYSITDLGRDRLTEFWRTWSFLAERLEQLRTQTTQGN
- a CDS encoding RimK/LysX family protein, whose product is MADDPKPTRRGPIVSGWREWAALPDLDIPWIKVKLDTGARTSALHAFDLEELPGDRVRFSVHPWQDSDADPQTVECDVHDRRVIRSSSGHTQERIVVRMAIELAGRSVDAEVTLSNRDQMGFRMLIGREALRQGFVVDPARSFLAGRAPKEIRRRNRGRV
- a CDS encoding MFS transporter, with the protein product MTETLQSPRTGSHPTTDGRRPNSTAIIVYLSLGGLSFAVLQSLVAPALSTIGQDLGVSTSAASWVLTAYLLSASVLTPILGRLGDMIGKRKVLIVVLTILLVGAVTAALAPNLGTLIVGRALQGAAGAVMPLSIGIVRDELPKEKVSVTIGLLSAIFGIGAGVGIVAAGPIVEHLSWHWLFWLPAVLVVIALLGAIFGMPESPVRKPGRLDMVGTLVLAVSLVSILMAVSEGETWGWGDGKTIGLLVLGAVALVAFVLVELRVAEPLIDVRLFAVRGVWTAHVVALVFGFAMFGTFVLVPTLLQLPTAVGYGFGKDVTEAGLFLLPTVVMMVVAGPIAGVLVRKVGPKPPMLLGGIAIVAAFLLPAIAHGELWQVVVSGILTGIGIGLALAACSNAIIESVPANQTGEAISANTVVRTIGSSVGTAVIAALITSHSTPQGLPTDDAFTIGFWACTGVAVLAVLAALAAPSMRARRVAAQAAGITDLDEVAE
- a CDS encoding GAF and ANTAR domain-containing protein — its product is MSEFTAAANSMQAAPDGADLCPSFLAVLPVSGVGISTLGDPLGSATVCASDAIAERVDEIQLDLGEGPCWESLATRRPVLEPDLSATTGDRWPAALEALLRAGIGAVFSFPMRIGNIPVGAVDLSVDREHVLTVGQIRGAVELTEVAARRVLRGALLDAASDGRADMDQGRYSRREVHQATGMVAAQLAVTVADALLVLQAHAYATERTVREVASDVIARRIDLDRPYGLES